One genomic segment of Vagococcus intermedius includes these proteins:
- a CDS encoding MFS transporter, whose product MSKKLTFIMALVCGISIASLYYVQPLEGMIASELGIQVGQMGLAPTLSQVGYALGLLFIVPLGDIFERKKLIIFMLSLVSIVLLLTGLVSQYPLLMILMLAIGLTSIVPQLIIPFAGQLANPSERGSVLGIVTGGLLIGILLSRTFSGFIGAYYGWRAVYFSGVGLAIFLIILVSAVFPKNKPLSNLSYKELMLSLPKLFMSQAVVRESAYNGFFIFGAFNIFWSTLVFLMESPTYQMGSKEVGYIGLVGVIGALASVFMGKVSDRKGARVGVGLGTLIETVSFVVLWLLGHHLLGLIVGVILLDLGTQSAQVSNQSRIQSLGDENRSRNNTIFMFSYFIGGASGSLLGSLAWQMAGWSGVCALGMIYGSLGLVGHYFIFKKRKEESF is encoded by the coding sequence ATGTCTAAAAAATTAACATTTATAATGGCATTAGTATGTGGTATTTCGATAGCTAGTCTTTACTACGTTCAGCCTTTAGAAGGGATGATTGCTAGTGAGTTAGGAATTCAAGTAGGACAAATGGGGTTAGCACCTACCTTAAGTCAAGTAGGGTATGCTTTAGGTTTATTATTTATTGTCCCTTTAGGAGATATATTTGAACGTAAAAAATTAATTATTTTTATGTTAAGCCTAGTAAGTATTGTGCTATTGCTGACTGGTCTAGTCAGTCAATACCCACTGTTAATGATTTTAATGCTTGCCATTGGATTGACTTCAATAGTTCCCCAACTTATTATCCCTTTTGCCGGACAGCTCGCCAACCCTTCAGAACGCGGTTCTGTTCTCGGCATTGTAACAGGCGGCTTACTAATTGGTATTTTATTATCACGAACTTTTAGTGGGTTTATCGGAGCTTATTATGGTTGGCGAGCAGTTTATTTTTCAGGTGTGGGACTAGCAATCTTTTTGATAATCTTAGTTAGTGCAGTTTTCCCCAAAAATAAACCACTGTCAAATTTATCATATAAAGAACTGATGTTATCATTACCAAAATTATTTATGAGCCAAGCGGTTGTAAGAGAAAGTGCCTATAATGGTTTCTTCATTTTTGGCGCTTTCAATATTTTTTGGTCAACCTTGGTCTTTTTAATGGAGAGTCCGACCTATCAGATGGGGTCTAAAGAAGTTGGATATATCGGTTTGGTGGGGGTGATTGGTGCTTTAGCCTCAGTCTTTATGGGAAAAGTATCTGATCGAAAAGGAGCTAGAGTTGGGGTTGGTTTAGGAACGTTAATCGAAACAGTATCTTTCGTTGTATTATGGTTACTAGGCCACCATTTACTAGGCTTAATTGTCGGAGTTATTTTACTTGATTTAGGTACTCAAAGTGCCCAGGTATCCAATCAATCAAGAATCCAATCTTTAGGTGATGAAAATAGAAGTAGAAACAATACAATTTTTATGTTTTCATATTTTATCGGAGGTGCAAGTGGTTCTTTACTCGGCTCATTAGCTTGGCAAATGGCTGGCTGGTCAGGAGTATGTGCATTAGGTATGATTTATGGGAGTCTAGGTTTAGTAGGTCACTATTTTATATTTAAAAAAAGAAAAGAAGAATCTTTTTAA
- a CDS encoding ABC transporter ATP-binding protein produces MSLLINKIKEQKSSLLGSLLMTFFIVMSQLWQPKLLQKVLTEVMKDDKDKVIQVGITLLVVAGIGLLAGVVNTVISARIAREVSAGLREDTFKKIQTFSFSNIEQFSAGNLVVRLTNDVTQVQNLVMMIMQSLIRIPILFIGSFILAMFTIPQLWWVIIVLVVLVFVVVMGLFGLMGKHFSMIQKSLDKVNGIAKENLAGMRVVKSFVQADNETKRFEEVSDKLTQHTIAVGRLFSIMIPTFTLISSIAIIGTIFLSADLAAKDIEVVGAVASFMNYLMQIMMSIIIGGMMMMMASRAFVSLSRLKEIMDTEPDVTYNEESTEIIESGDVEFANVSFEYAGDERPSLEHISFSAKHGSVVGVVGATGSGKSTLAQMIARMYDPTEGDITIGGVNLKDANKIDLRDSVALVLQKAILFSGTIAENLRHGKKDASTTELEEASKIAQAKEFIDRQAEGYTSPVEERGANFSGGQKQRLSISRGVIGEPKVLVLDDSTSALDARSEKLVREALAQQLTNTTTFIIAQKISSVVHADNILVLDDGKLVATGTHSELLITSPVYREIYDTQKGKEVV; encoded by the coding sequence ATGTCTTTACTAATAAATAAAATAAAAGAGCAAAAAAGCTCACTTTTGGGTTCGTTATTAATGACATTTTTCATTGTAATGTCGCAGCTATGGCAGCCAAAATTATTACAAAAAGTGTTAACAGAAGTGATGAAAGATGACAAAGATAAGGTTATACAAGTTGGCATTACTTTACTTGTTGTGGCTGGAATAGGTTTATTAGCAGGAGTCGTAAATACAGTTATATCGGCACGAATAGCTCGTGAAGTATCTGCTGGATTACGTGAAGATACATTTAAAAAAATTCAAACATTTTCATTTAGTAATATTGAACAATTTTCAGCTGGAAACTTAGTTGTCCGCTTAACCAATGATGTTACACAAGTTCAAAATTTAGTTATGATGATTATGCAATCATTAATTAGAATTCCAATATTGTTTATTGGAAGCTTTATTTTAGCAATGTTTACTATTCCGCAACTATGGTGGGTTATTATTGTCTTAGTAGTCTTAGTTTTTGTAGTAGTTATGGGATTATTTGGATTAATGGGGAAACATTTCAGTATGATTCAAAAGAGTCTAGATAAAGTAAATGGGATTGCTAAAGAAAATTTAGCAGGAATGAGAGTTGTTAAATCATTTGTTCAAGCCGACAATGAAACGAAACGGTTTGAAGAAGTCAGTGATAAGTTGACACAGCATACCATTGCTGTTGGACGTTTATTTTCAATTATGATCCCAACCTTTACGTTAATTTCAAGTATTGCTATTATTGGGACCATTTTTCTTTCAGCAGATTTAGCTGCTAAAGATATCGAAGTAGTCGGAGCGGTTGCCTCATTCATGAACTACTTGATGCAAATTATGATGTCTATTATTATCGGAGGAATGATGATGATGATGGCTTCACGTGCGTTTGTCTCTTTATCCCGTTTAAAGGAAATTATGGATACAGAACCTGATGTAACTTATAATGAAGAGTCAACTGAAATCATCGAATCAGGAGACGTTGAATTCGCTAATGTTAGTTTCGAATACGCCGGAGATGAGCGCCCATCACTAGAACATATTAGCTTTTCAGCCAAACACGGTTCTGTCGTGGGCGTTGTTGGGGCGACAGGTTCGGGTAAATCAACTCTCGCTCAAATGATTGCTAGAATGTACGATCCAACAGAAGGAGACATTACTATTGGTGGTGTCAACTTAAAAGATGCCAATAAAATTGATCTACGAGATTCAGTCGCATTGGTGTTACAAAAAGCTATTTTATTCTCTGGGACAATAGCAGAAAATCTGCGTCATGGTAAAAAAGATGCATCAACAACAGAATTAGAAGAAGCCTCAAAAATCGCGCAAGCGAAAGAGTTTATCGATCGACAAGCAGAAGGCTACACTAGCCCAGTTGAAGAACGAGGTGCCAACTTCTCAGGCGGACAAAAACAGCGTCTATCTATTTCTCGAGGAGTTATTGGTGAACCGAAAGTACTCGTTTTAGATGATAGTACAAGTGCCTTAGATGCTCGTTCTGAAAAATTAGTACGCGAAGCGTTAGCACAACAACTTACAAATACAACAACTTTTATTATCGCTCAAAAAATATCATCAGTTGTTCACGCCGATAATATTTTAGTGTTAGATGATGGTAAATTAGTTGCAACAGGAACACATTCAGAACTATTGATAACAAGTCCTGTTTATCGTGAAATTTACGATACTCAAAAAGGGAAAGAGGTGGTGTAG
- a CDS encoding ABC transporter ATP-binding protein: MKKQTSIARFFWTYLKAYKTQLIIIIVAIIASTYLQVKTPQYIGKSMEELATFAGTSLMLGADKADKAPLIEVVKLLLMLYSMNWIAMFIQNILMAGVTGKSTNKMRISLFKKIERMTIKFFDSHQDGEILSRFTSDLDNISNTMNQALIQVLTNISMMIGVLIMMFRENAQMSWATLALSPFAILVAILIIRQARKHVNVQQDSIGELNAYVDERISGQKVIITNGLEEETIAGFDSLNQQVKKATFKGQVYSGLLFPTMQGLALFNTAIVIFFGSWLVLDGSMDRAAGLGLIVMFVQYSQQFYMPLTQISSQFSMLQLAFTGARRLNEIFAEEDEVERDNVVEIEGLKEGIELADVDFSYVAGKPILKNINIKAEKGQMVALVGPTGSGKTTIMNLLNRFYNVDGGMIKIDGTDIRDISLPSLRSHIGIVLQESVLFGGTIAENITFGKRDASEEEMISAAKQANIHDFIMSLEDGYETIVSDENNIFSVGQKQLISIARTIITNPDLLILDEATSNVDTVTESRIQKAMENIIAGRTSFVIAHRLKTILNADYIVVLHQGEVIEEGTHEELLEREGFYAELYHNQFVFE, from the coding sequence ATGAAAAAACAAACGAGTATTGCTCGCTTCTTTTGGACTTATCTAAAAGCATATAAAACACAACTGATTATTATCATTGTCGCAATCATTGCTTCAACTTACCTCCAAGTGAAGACACCACAATATATCGGTAAATCAATGGAAGAGCTCGCTACATTTGCTGGGACCTCTTTGATGTTAGGTGCTGATAAAGCTGATAAAGCACCTCTTATTGAAGTGGTAAAGTTACTTTTAATGCTATATTCAATGAATTGGATCGCCATGTTTATCCAAAATATTTTAATGGCTGGTGTAACAGGAAAGTCAACCAATAAGATGAGAATTTCATTATTTAAAAAAATTGAACGAATGACAATTAAATTCTTTGATAGCCATCAGGATGGTGAAATTTTAAGTCGTTTTACCAGTGATTTAGATAATATTTCTAATACGATGAACCAAGCATTGATTCAAGTTTTAACTAATATTTCCATGATGATTGGTGTATTAATCATGATGTTCCGTGAAAATGCGCAAATGTCATGGGCTACCTTAGCTCTATCACCATTTGCGATCTTAGTAGCTATTTTGATTATTCGTCAAGCACGTAAACATGTCAATGTTCAACAAGATAGTATTGGTGAGTTAAATGCCTATGTTGACGAACGTATCTCTGGTCAAAAAGTGATTATTACCAATGGGTTAGAGGAAGAAACAATTGCTGGTTTTGATAGTTTAAATCAACAAGTTAAGAAAGCAACGTTTAAAGGTCAGGTTTATTCAGGGCTACTCTTTCCAACCATGCAGGGACTAGCCCTATTTAATACGGCTATTGTGATTTTCTTTGGTAGCTGGTTAGTTTTAGATGGAAGCATGGATCGGGCAGCTGGTTTAGGGTTGATCGTTATGTTTGTACAGTATTCGCAGCAGTTTTATATGCCATTAACTCAGATTTCATCACAATTTAGTATGTTACAGTTGGCTTTTACTGGAGCGCGACGCTTAAATGAAATTTTTGCTGAAGAGGATGAAGTTGAGCGAGATAATGTTGTTGAAATTGAGGGATTAAAAGAGGGAATTGAGTTAGCAGATGTTGATTTTTCTTACGTTGCTGGCAAACCTATTTTAAAAAATATTAATATTAAAGCAGAAAAAGGGCAGATGGTTGCTTTAGTTGGTCCAACTGGTTCAGGAAAAACAACTATTATGAATCTCTTGAATCGTTTCTATAATGTAGATGGTGGTATGATTAAAATTGATGGTACTGATATTCGTGATATTAGTTTACCAAGTCTACGCTCACATATTGGGATTGTTTTACAAGAATCTGTTCTTTTCGGTGGTACAATTGCCGAAAATATTACGTTTGGTAAACGTGATGCCTCAGAAGAAGAAATGATTTCTGCTGCAAAACAGGCTAATATTCATGACTTCATCATGAGTTTAGAAGATGGATATGAGACTATCGTTAGTGATGAAAACAATATTTTTAGTGTGGGGCAAAAACAATTAATAAGTATTGCTCGGACGATTATTACAAATCCAGATTTGCTCATTTTAGATGAGGCTACTAGTAACGTTGATACAGTGACAGAAAGTCGAATTCAAAAAGCGATGGAAAATATTATTGCGGGTAGAACAAGTTTTGTGATCGCACATCGTTTAAAAACAATCTTAAATGCGGACTATATTGTCGTTTTACATCAAGGTGAAGTAATTGAAGAGGGAACTCATGAAGAATTATTAGAAAGAGAAGGTTTCTATGCGGAACTTTATCATAATCAATTTGTATTTGAATAA